CCGCGCCCCTTGGCCCGGTACATGGCGGTGTCGGCGTGGTTGAGCAACTGGTTGGCTGTGGAGCCGTCCTGGGGGGATATGGCGATGCCGATGCTCGCGCCCACGCGCACAGTTGTCCCGCCGATCTCGAAGGGTTCGGCGGCCGCCTCCAGCATGCGCGTGGCGATGGCAGCGGCCTCGTCGGGCCGGACCAGGTCGATGAGCACGGCCACGAACTCGTCGCCGGAGTAGCGGGCCAGGGTGTCGTTGGCGCGCAGGCAGGCGCCCAGGCGGCGGGCCATGCGGCGCAGCAGTTCGTCGCCCGCCACGTGCCCGTGGGTGTCGTTGACGCGCTTGAACTCGTCGAGGTCCAGGAAGAGCACGCCCACCTTGGTCTGGTTGCGCTCCGCGGTGGCGATGGCCTGCTCCAGGCGGTCGGCAAGCAGCAGGCGGTTGGGCAGGCCGGTGAGCCCGTCGTGGAAGGCCAGCTCGCGGATGCGCTCCTCGCTGCGGGTCTTTTCCGTCACGTCGGTGATCACGAGCAGGTATCCCTTGCCGCCCCGCCGCCCCGCCACTGGGCTGAAGTTGAGCTCGTAGAGGCCCTGCTGCCTGGGCAGGACGGTGGTCAGCCGGATGCGCCCGGAGTCGCGCAGGATCTCCATGCCGGGCCAGTCCTCCGGGACGGCGGCGCCGCCCGCGAGGACATCCCGCCAGTGCTTGGAGACGATATCGCGCAGAGGGAGCCGGAAGAGGTCCTCGGTGACGCGGTTGACCCGCAGCACGCGGCCGTTGGCGTCGAGCACCAGGAGCGCCTCCTGCACGGAGTTGAAGGTGCGCTCCCAGTCCTCGGCGGCGCCGCGCAGGGAGGCCAGGGTCTGCTTGAGGCGCACCGAGAGATGGAAGAAGGCCCGGGCCAGCTTTCCGATCTCGTCGTTGGAGCGCATCTTGCGCAGGGCGTCCAAGGCGCTGGAGGCGAAGGGGCGGGTGAGCGCGCCGCCGGGTTTTTGCAGATCCTGGCTGATGATCTGGGCGGCCGCCTCCAGGGCCTCCAGCGGCCGGGCAATGCGGCGCATGGCCAGCAGCCCCGCCGGGATCACCAGGGCCAGCACGGCGATGAAGAAGACGCCCACCGCGACCAGGGCTTCGTCGAGGTTCGCGAAGGCCTCCTTGACGCCCACCTGGGCCAGCACGTGCCAACCCAACTCCGGCACCTTGCGGGAGGCGATGAGCATATCGACGCCTTTGCTGTTGACCGTCTCCCCCACGCCCTCGTAGCCCTGGAGCACCTTGTCCAGGAACAGGTTCTGCCCGAGGCTCAGGGATGTGAATATCCTGCCGCGCTCCGGGTGCATCAGGAACTGGCCGGAGGCGCTGACCACGTAGACGTAGCCGCCCTTGCTCATCCTGCGCCCGCCCTCGCTCAGCGCGTGGGGGGAGAAAAGGTTCAGCGAAGCGCAGACCAGGCCCAGCAGCTTGCCGCCGGGGGCGAATACCGGGGCGGCCACGGTCATGACCGGAAGGGCCGTCCGCGCCGAGAGGTAGGGGGGGCTCAGCACGGCGCGGCCGCTGCTGACGGCGCCCTGGTAGTACTCGCGGTAGGCGAAGCTCTCGCCCTCAAGCTCGGGGTGTGCGGGGTAGTCCGCGAGGAAGATTCCTGACGGGCTGAGCAGGAACAGCCCGTTCTCGAACTGGGGAAACAGCCGGAGCTGCAGCCGCAGGTAGGCGCGGAGCCTCTCGATGTCGGAGGCCGCCAGGGCGTCCAGGGGCAGGTTGGCGGCGATGGCCTCCGTGTCGCGGACGCTGCCCTCCATGTATTTGCGGATATCGTTGGCCACGCCTTCGGCTTCCGCCACCAGGCCGTCGAAGACCACTTGCCTCAGGGCCGCCTTTTGGTAATTGAGCAGGAAGAGGCTCGTCCCGGCGACCACCGCCAGAACCAGCCCCGAAAGAAGAAGTGTGGCCTTTGTACGCAGTTTCATAGTATCTCGGGACTCATACTACTCGGTTTCCGGCCGGATTTCCATGGAGAGAAGCCCGCATTTTTTCTTGGCGGCAGGTTTTGTCTCCAACCGTCCGCCAAGCAAGGAGGCCTCATGTCCCGCCGCGCCAACGCGCTCATCACGGAAAAAAGCCCCTACCTGCTCCAGCACGCCCACAACCCCGTGGATTGGCGGCCCTGGGGCCCGGAAGCCTTCGCCACGGCACGGGCGGAGAACAAACCGCTGTTCCTCTCCATCGGCTACTCCACCTGCCACTGGTGTCATGTGATGGAGCGCGAGTGCTTCGAGGACGAGGACGTGGCGGCGCTGCTCAACAGCGTGGCCGTGCCCGTGAAGATCGACCGGGAAGAGCGCCCCGACCTGGACGCCGTGTACATGAAAGCCTGCCAGATGATGACGGGCGCGGGCGGCTGGCCGCTCTCCGTGTTCATTGACCACCAGGGGCGGCCGTTCTTCGCGGCCACGTTCATCCCGAAGGCCTCGCGCTTCGGGCGCATGGGCATGATGGAGCTGCTGCCCGCCCTGGCAAACGTCTGGAACACCCGGCCGGAGGAAGTGGAGCGGGCCGCGGGCAACGTGCACCAGGCCCTGCTGCGCCTGGGCGAGGAAAAA
The Fundidesulfovibrio soli DNA segment above includes these coding regions:
- a CDS encoding diguanylate cyclase domain-containing protein, giving the protein MKLRTKATLLLSGLVLAVVAGTSLFLLNYQKAALRQVVFDGLVAEAEGVANDIRKYMEGSVRDTEAIAANLPLDALAASDIERLRAYLRLQLRLFPQFENGLFLLSPSGIFLADYPAHPELEGESFAYREYYQGAVSSGRAVLSPPYLSARTALPVMTVAAPVFAPGGKLLGLVCASLNLFSPHALSEGGRRMSKGGYVYVVSASGQFLMHPERGRIFTSLSLGQNLFLDKVLQGYEGVGETVNSKGVDMLIASRKVPELGWHVLAQVGVKEAFANLDEALVAVGVFFIAVLALVIPAGLLAMRRIARPLEALEAAAQIISQDLQKPGGALTRPFASSALDALRKMRSNDEIGKLARAFFHLSVRLKQTLASLRGAAEDWERTFNSVQEALLVLDANGRVLRVNRVTEDLFRLPLRDIVSKHWRDVLAGGAAVPEDWPGMEILRDSGRIRLTTVLPRQQGLYELNFSPVAGRRGGKGYLLVITDVTEKTRSEERIRELAFHDGLTGLPNRLLLADRLEQAIATAERNQTKVGVLFLDLDEFKRVNDTHGHVAGDELLRRMARRLGACLRANDTLARYSGDEFVAVLIDLVRPDEAAAIATRMLEAAAEPFEIGGTTVRVGASIGIAISPQDGSTANQLLNHADTAMYRAKGRGKNNFWFADASTASNAYDHPEQ